From Planococcus halocryophilus, the proteins below share one genomic window:
- the hpf gene encoding ribosome hibernation-promoting factor, HPF/YfiA family → MLQFNIRGENIEVTPAIRDHIEKKIEKIERYFTDGANATAMVNLKTYNNSQTQTKVEVTIPMKNLTLRAEERHDDLYAAIDLIVSKLERQIRKYKTKVNRKFRDRDGMGVSFAVAENDTRHQNDSDEEDFTIVRTKQFDLKPMDEEEAVLQMNMLGHSFFVFTDAESNETNIVYKRKDGSYGLIETSAQ, encoded by the coding sequence ATGTTGCAATTCAACATTAGAGGCGAAAATATTGAGGTAACTCCCGCAATACGAGACCATATCGAAAAGAAAATAGAAAAAATTGAGAGATATTTCACAGACGGTGCAAATGCTACCGCAATGGTCAATTTAAAAACATACAATAATAGCCAAACCCAAACAAAAGTAGAAGTTACGATCCCTATGAAAAATTTAACATTACGTGCAGAGGAAAGACACGATGATCTGTACGCAGCTATAGATTTAATCGTTAGCAAGCTAGAGCGTCAAATTCGTAAGTATAAAACAAAAGTGAACCGTAAATTCCGCGATCGAGATGGGATGGGCGTTTCGTTTGCCGTTGCTGAAAATGACACGCGTCATCAAAATGATTCGGACGAAGAAGATTTCACAATCGTTCGTACAAAACAATTCGACTTAAAACCGATGGATGAAGAAGAAGCAGTTTTACAGATGAATATGCTTGGCCATTCATTCTTCGTCTTCACAGATGCAGAATCGAATGAGACAAATATTGTTTACAAACGTAAAGATGGAAGTTACGGTTTAATCGAAACTTCTGCACAATAA
- the prfB gene encoding peptide chain release factor 2 (programmed frameshift) — protein MELADIRNQLDKSASKLADFRGSLDLENKESRIQELDEMMLDPDFWNNQETAQTVISELNGLKEIVNAYYSFVETQENMEMSLELLREEDDEDLHADVDKDMKQFISDLADYELTMLLSEPYDKNNAILELHPGAGGTESQDWCSMLLRMYTRWAEKRGFKVETLDYLAGDEAGVKSVTLGIRGHNAYGYLKAEKGVHRLVRISPFDSSGRRHTSFVSCEVMPEFTGEIEIDIRTEDLKVDTYRASGAGGQHINTTDSAVRITHLPTGAVVTCQQERSQIKNREKAMQMLKAKLYALKIEEEEARLLEIRGEQKEIGWGSQIRSYVFHPYSMVKDHRTNFETGNLGAVMDGDIDGFINSLLRSKME, from the exons ATGGAATTAGCAGACATCCGTAACCAGCTCGACAAATCAGCCAGTAAATTGGCGGACTTTAGGGGGTCTCTT GACTTAGAAAACAAAGAGTCCCGCATACAAGAATTAGATGAAATGATGCTTGATCCTGATTTTTGGAACAACCAAGAAACAGCTCAAACTGTTATTTCGGAATTGAATGGATTAAAAGAAATTGTGAATGCGTACTATAGTTTTGTGGAAACGCAAGAAAATATGGAAATGTCTTTAGAGTTGCTAAGAGAAGAAGATGACGAGGATTTGCATGCAGATGTGGATAAAGATATGAAGCAATTTATTTCGGACTTAGCAGACTATGAACTAACGATGTTATTAAGTGAACCATACGATAAAAACAATGCCATTTTAGAATTGCATCCAGGAGCTGGTGGAACAGAGTCTCAAGACTGGTGTTCAATGCTATTACGTATGTATACACGTTGGGCAGAAAAACGTGGATTTAAAGTAGAAACTTTAGATTATTTAGCTGGAGACGAAGCGGGTGTTAAATCGGTAACGCTTGGAATTCGTGGACATAATGCCTACGGATATTTAAAAGCTGAAAAAGGCGTTCATCGCTTGGTTCGAATTTCTCCTTTTGATTCTTCTGGTCGCCGACATACTTCGTTTGTTTCGTGCGAAGTAATGCCGGAATTTACAGGGGAAATTGAAATCGATATTCGTACTGAAGATTTGAAAGTTGATACGTATCGTGCAAGTGGAGCGGGTGGACAGCATATCAATACGACAGATTCTGCTGTTCGAATTACGCACCTGCCAACAGGTGCTGTTGTAACTTGCCAACAAGAGCGTTCACAGATTAAAAACCGTGAAAAAGCGATGCAAATGTTAAAAGCAAAATTGTATGCATTAAAAATCGAAGAAGAAGAAGCACGTCTTCTTGAAATTCGTGGCGAACAAAAAGAAATTGGTTGGGGAAGTCAAATCCGTTCTTATGTATTCCATCCATATTCGATGGTTAAAGATCACCGTACCAACTTTGAAACAGGTAATTTAGGCGCTGTTATGGACGGCGACATTGATGGTTTCATTAATTCTTTATTGCGCTCTAAAATGGAATAG
- the cccB gene encoding cytochrome c551: protein MKKHLMAMLFGTTLILGACGGEDTTEPEPTPDDSGEETTEIDAEQVVQQNCISCHGENLEGAGNFPSLNDVGSRLSQDEIRTVIENGQGAMPAGIIEGDEADAVAEYLANMK, encoded by the coding sequence ATGAAAAAGCACTTGATGGCTATGCTTTTTGGCACAACGCTTATTTTAGGCGCATGTGGCGGAGAAGACACGACAGAACCCGAACCAACACCTGACGATAGCGGGGAAGAAACTACTGAAATCGATGCTGAACAAGTAGTGCAACAAAATTGTATTTCTTGTCACGGTGAAAACTTAGAAGGTGCGGGCAACTTCCCGTCTTTAAATGACGTAGGGTCTCGCTTATCGCAAGATGAGATTCGTACAGTTATCGAAAATGGTCAAGGCGCAATGCCTGCTGGAATTATCGAAGGTGACGAAGCAGATGCTGTAGCGGAGTACTTAGCAAATATGAAATAA
- a CDS encoding SDR family NAD(P)-dependent oxidoreductase produces MFTNKTIIVTGASHGIGKSIATHFATEGARVIGLDIQAVELKDVEYRKCDVGNFDEVISVFQKIHEEYGAIHALINNAGISNFKSIWEVDEKEWDSVLNTNLKSVFICSREAARYMTEDIRSIINMTSTRAFMSEPNTETYSASKGGIYALTHSLAATFSEQGIRVNSIAPGWIHTGEPEDLRDVDHQQHWSGRVGNPADVARACLFLSNPQNSFISGECLNIDGGMTRKMIYEH; encoded by the coding sequence ATGTTCACCAATAAAACCATTATCGTCACAGGTGCATCACACGGCATCGGAAAAAGTATCGCAACACATTTTGCTACTGAAGGGGCTCGCGTGATCGGATTGGATATTCAAGCAGTTGAATTGAAAGACGTAGAGTATCGTAAATGCGATGTTGGCAATTTTGATGAAGTTATATCAGTATTCCAGAAAATTCATGAGGAGTACGGCGCTATCCACGCATTGATCAATAATGCTGGCATCTCTAACTTTAAATCTATTTGGGAGGTAGACGAGAAAGAATGGGATTCTGTGTTAAATACTAATTTAAAAAGCGTCTTTATTTGTAGTCGCGAAGCAGCCCGGTATATGACGGAAGACATTCGCTCGATTATCAACATGACTTCGACACGAGCGTTTATGTCAGAACCTAATACAGAAACCTATTCAGCATCAAAAGGCGGTATTTATGCGCTGACTCATTCTTTGGCTGCAACTTTTAGTGAACAAGGAATTCGCGTAAACTCAATAGCGCCAGGTTGGATTCATACCGGAGAACCCGAAGATTTACGAGACGTCGACCACCAACAGCATTGGAGTGGCCGCGTTGGTAATCCCGCTGACGTTGCCCGCGCGTGTTTATTTTTAAGCAACCCTCAAAACTCTTTTATTAGCGGAGAATGCTTAAACATCGACGGCGGCATGACAAGAAAAATGATTTATGAGCACTAA
- a CDS encoding ComF family protein: MNCYLCDRGMPLQVTWRSIFFNVREEVVCLRCQTEFERIETGCPICSALGDGECFDCCQWEKTEYAGLIDSGKSLYRYNPAMKEYLHRYKFLQDVILSEVFAKELKEELRGRKSVIVPIPMNEEKLRQRTFSQVDRLLDAAGITYTHLLGKNEVGLGGKSKAERTALQDVFWWNGKPVPEKVLLFDDLYTTGSTLRLAAKVLKGKGAKEIKVVTLIRA, translated from the coding sequence ATGAACTGTTATTTATGTGATCGAGGTATGCCACTTCAAGTAACATGGAGAAGTATCTTTTTTAACGTACGAGAAGAAGTAGTTTGTTTAAGGTGTCAAACCGAGTTTGAACGGATAGAGACAGGATGTCCGATTTGTAGCGCACTAGGAGACGGAGAATGTTTCGATTGTTGTCAATGGGAAAAAACAGAATACGCGGGGCTGATTGATTCTGGAAAAAGTTTATATCGCTATAACCCTGCTATGAAAGAATACTTGCATCGTTATAAATTTTTACAGGATGTCATACTTTCAGAAGTATTTGCGAAAGAGTTAAAAGAAGAATTACGAGGGCGGAAATCAGTGATTGTCCCCATCCCGATGAATGAAGAAAAGCTAAGACAACGAACTTTTTCTCAAGTTGATCGCTTACTTGATGCTGCTGGAATTACTTATACACATCTTCTTGGGAAAAACGAGGTAGGGTTAGGCGGGAAGTCAAAAGCTGAAAGAACTGCGTTACAAGATGTCTTTTGGTGGAATGGAAAACCTGTACCGGAAAAAGTGTTATTATTTGATGATTTGTATACAACTGGCTCAACACTTCGTTTAGCTGCTAAAGTTTTAAAAGGAAAAGGTGCTAAAGAAATTAAAGTTGTAACGCTTATCCGTGCCTAA
- the ftsX gene encoding permease-like cell division protein FtsX codes for MKPRTLMRHIKESFKSIGRNSWMTFASVSAVTVTLLLVGVFVLIMMNLNKVADDLENDVEIKVFVSLDVTEETVTNLESQISEIPGVESTNFSTKEEELTDLVLDFGDELSLFEQSNPLFDVFYVKATDPQQTKNVAKEIAAFENIENVKYGEGKIEKLFNFLNAGRNVGLILILALLFTAMFLISNTIRITIVARRREIEIMKLVGATNWFVRIPFILEGMWLGILGSLIPIGLVALLYKEITDFAQPRLSGELIQLLDYTPFIYQVSALILLMGVFIGIWGSFMSIRKFLRV; via the coding sequence ATGAAGCCTAGAACATTGATGCGTCACATTAAGGAAAGTTTTAAAAGTATTGGCCGTAATAGCTGGATGACATTTGCCTCAGTAAGTGCCGTTACAGTTACGTTATTATTGGTTGGGGTTTTTGTTCTCATAATGATGAACTTAAACAAAGTTGCCGATGATCTCGAAAATGATGTTGAGATCAAAGTATTCGTTTCATTAGATGTGACTGAAGAGACAGTAACTAATTTGGAATCGCAAATTAGTGAAATACCGGGTGTCGAATCGACGAATTTTTCAACAAAAGAAGAAGAATTAACGGACTTGGTTCTTGATTTTGGTGACGAACTAAGTTTGTTCGAACAAAGTAATCCATTGTTTGACGTTTTTTATGTAAAAGCAACCGATCCGCAGCAAACAAAAAATGTCGCTAAAGAAATTGCAGCTTTTGAAAATATCGAAAACGTGAAGTACGGTGAAGGAAAAATTGAGAAACTTTTTAACTTCTTAAATGCAGGAAGAAATGTAGGTCTCATTTTGATTTTGGCTCTACTGTTTACCGCAATGTTCTTGATTTCGAATACAATCCGCATTACGATTGTTGCTAGACGTCGTGAAATCGAAATCATGAAATTAGTAGGTGCGACAAACTGGTTTGTTCGTATTCCATTTATTTTAGAAGGCATGTGGCTTGGTATATTGGGATCGCTTATTCCAATCGGTCTTGTGGCGCTTTTATACAAAGAAATTACTGACTTTGCACAACCACGTTTAAGTGGAGAACTGATTCAGTTGTTAGATTACACTCCATTTATATATCAAGTAAGCGCACTGATCTTATTAATGGGCGTGTTTATCGGAATATGGGGAAGTTTTATGTCAATCAGAAAATTTTTGCGCGTATAA
- the ftsE gene encoding cell division ATP-binding protein FtsE, with translation MIQMKNVYKKYPNGIVALNGLNVEIEQGEFVYIVGPSGAGKSTFIKMMYREERPSSGQMFVDDIDIATLKNRKVPMLRRQIGVVFQDFKLLTKLNVYENVAFALEVIEEKPADIKRRVMEVLDLVGLKHKAKMFPTELSGGEQQRVSIARSIVNMPKVMIADEPTGNLDPDTAWDIMDLFERINKAGTTIIMATHNQQIVNTRRHRVIAIEGGLIVRDVVGGDYGYEA, from the coding sequence ATGATACAAATGAAAAATGTTTACAAAAAGTATCCGAACGGAATTGTCGCCTTGAATGGTCTTAATGTGGAGATCGAACAAGGGGAATTTGTATATATTGTAGGACCAAGTGGTGCTGGAAAGTCAACATTCATAAAAATGATGTATCGTGAAGAACGACCATCATCAGGTCAAATGTTCGTGGACGATATTGATATTGCCACGTTAAAAAATCGGAAAGTACCGATGTTACGTCGTCAAATCGGCGTTGTCTTTCAGGATTTCAAGTTACTAACAAAGCTAAATGTTTATGAAAACGTGGCATTTGCATTGGAAGTAATCGAGGAAAAGCCAGCAGATATTAAAAGACGTGTTATGGAAGTACTGGATTTAGTCGGATTAAAACATAAAGCAAAAATGTTTCCGACAGAACTATCTGGTGGGGAACAACAACGCGTATCGATCGCTCGGTCCATTGTGAATATGCCTAAAGTGATGATTGCAGATGAGCCAACAGGAAATTTAGACCCTGATACAGCATGGGATATTATGGACTTGTTTGAACGTATCAATAAAGCGGGCACAACCATAATCATGGCAACACACAACCAGCAAATCGTTAATACGCGTAGACATCGAGTTATTGCTATCGAAGGCGGATTAATTGTTCGTGATGTAGTTGGAGGTGATTACGGTTATGAAGCCTAG
- the secA gene encoding preprotein translocase subunit SecA, giving the protein MLGVLNKVFDPNKRDLKRLEKTADRVEALAADFAALTDEALKAKTEEFVERQAKGESLNDLLPEAFATIREAAKRVLGMYPFRVQIMGAVSLHEGNISEMKTGEGKTLTSTLAVYLNAISKKGVHVVTVNEYLASRDALEMGQLYEWLGLTVGLNLNSLTKEEKRAAYQADVTYSTNNELGFDYLRDNMVLYKEDMVQRPLNYAVIDEVDSILIDEARTPLIISGQAAKAAQLYQQSNAFARLLTKDTDYTYDETTKGVVLTEEGIEKVEKAFGIDNLFDISHVRLNHTINQSLKAYVTMSKDVDYIVQDGEVVIVDQFTGRLMKGRRYSDGLHQAIEAKEGLEIQNESMTMATITFQNFFRMYDKLSGMTGTAKTEEEEFRNIYNMFVIVIPTNKPIIREDHVDLIYSTTAGKYKAVGDDIAARHANGQPVLVGTVAIETSEIISEYLTKKGIKHSVLNAKNHAHEAEIILNAGQKGAVTIATNMAGRGTDIKLGEGVIEAGGLAVLGTERHESRRIDNQLRGRSGRQGDPGVTQFYLSLEDDLMRRFGSDAMRTMMGKLGMDDSQPLQSKMVTRSVESAQKRVEGNNFDARKRLLQYDDVLRQQREIIYKERMEVLNTDNMRSLVENMLHSSIERMVYAHTSQEKQEDWHLKTLSDLIAANLLPENTLTEADLQGKSQEELITFIKEAVTTRYDEKEVEMTPERMREFEKVVLLRSIDTKWIDHIDAMDQLRQGIHLRAYGQNDPLREYQSEGFAMFEAMVEAIEEDVAKYSMKAEIRNNLEREEVAKGQAVNPKEDGPAPKKKKAPARKEMEVGRNDLCPCGSGKKYKNCHGTAS; this is encoded by the coding sequence ATGTTGGGAGTATTAAATAAAGTATTTGACCCGAATAAACGGGATTTAAAACGATTAGAAAAAACTGCAGATCGAGTAGAAGCTTTGGCAGCTGATTTTGCAGCGTTAACAGATGAGGCGTTAAAAGCGAAAACGGAAGAATTTGTTGAAAGACAAGCTAAAGGTGAATCATTAAATGATTTATTACCTGAAGCTTTTGCAACAATTCGCGAAGCGGCAAAGCGTGTTCTTGGCATGTATCCATTCCGAGTACAAATTATGGGTGCAGTTTCTCTCCATGAAGGAAATATTTCAGAAATGAAAACAGGGGAAGGTAAAACATTAACCTCCACTTTAGCTGTATATTTAAATGCCATCAGTAAAAAAGGTGTTCATGTCGTAACGGTCAATGAATATTTGGCGAGCCGTGATGCTTTAGAAATGGGACAACTGTACGAATGGCTTGGCCTAACAGTTGGATTAAACTTAAATAGTTTGACGAAAGAGGAAAAGCGAGCAGCATACCAGGCTGACGTAACATATAGTACAAATAATGAATTAGGCTTTGATTATTTGCGAGATAATATGGTGCTGTATAAAGAAGATATGGTGCAGCGTCCATTAAACTATGCAGTAATTGATGAAGTCGATTCTATTTTAATCGATGAAGCGCGTACGCCACTCATTATTTCAGGACAAGCAGCGAAAGCAGCTCAATTGTATCAACAGTCAAATGCATTCGCGCGTCTGCTGACAAAAGATACAGATTACACTTATGATGAAACGACCAAAGGTGTTGTCTTAACAGAAGAAGGCATCGAAAAAGTCGAAAAAGCATTCGGCATCGACAATCTTTTTGATATTAGCCATGTTCGTTTAAATCATACGATCAATCAATCATTAAAGGCATACGTTACGATGAGCAAAGACGTAGACTATATTGTACAAGACGGAGAAGTTGTCATTGTCGATCAGTTTACTGGACGTTTGATGAAAGGTCGTCGTTATTCTGATGGTCTTCACCAAGCTATTGAAGCTAAAGAAGGCTTAGAAATTCAAAACGAATCGATGACTATGGCAACAATTACGTTCCAAAACTTTTTCCGTATGTACGATAAACTATCGGGTATGACCGGTACGGCAAAAACTGAGGAAGAGGAATTCCGGAATATTTACAATATGTTTGTCATTGTGATTCCAACAAATAAACCGATTATCCGGGAAGACCATGTCGATTTAATTTATTCGACGACTGCTGGAAAATACAAAGCAGTCGGAGATGATATTGCGGCTCGTCACGCGAATGGTCAACCAGTACTGGTCGGCACAGTTGCGATTGAGACTTCAGAAATCATTTCAGAATATTTGACGAAAAAAGGTATTAAACATTCAGTATTGAATGCGAAAAACCATGCGCACGAAGCAGAAATTATTTTAAATGCTGGTCAAAAAGGTGCTGTTACCATTGCGACTAACATGGCCGGACGTGGTACTGACATTAAACTAGGTGAAGGCGTTATTGAAGCAGGTGGTCTTGCAGTTCTTGGTACAGAACGTCACGAATCGAGACGGATTGATAATCAGCTACGTGGACGCTCAGGACGTCAAGGAGATCCAGGTGTTACACAATTTTATCTATCTCTTGAAGATGATTTGATGCGTCGTTTTGGTTCAGACGCAATGCGCACTATGATGGGTAAATTGGGCATGGACGATTCACAACCATTGCAATCGAAAATGGTTACACGTTCTGTTGAATCCGCGCAAAAACGAGTAGAAGGTAATAACTTTGATGCTCGTAAACGCTTGCTTCAATATGATGATGTTCTTCGTCAGCAACGCGAAATTATTTACAAAGAGCGTATGGAAGTGTTAAATACCGACAATATGCGTTCATTGGTTGAAAACATGCTCCATAGTTCAATTGAACGTATGGTTTATGCACATACTTCACAAGAAAAACAGGAAGACTGGCACTTAAAAACACTTTCTGATTTGATTGCAGCAAATCTTCTACCAGAAAATACTCTGACAGAAGCCGACCTTCAAGGGAAATCACAAGAAGAGCTTATTACGTTTATAAAAGAAGCTGTGACTACGCGCTATGATGAAAAAGAAGTGGAAATGACACCAGAACGGATGCGAGAATTTGAAAAAGTTGTCTTACTTCGTTCAATTGATACGAAGTGGATTGATCATATTGATGCGATGGATCAATTACGACAAGGAATCCATTTAAGAGCTTACGGACAAAATGATCCGCTTCGTGAATACCAAAGCGAAGGTTTTGCAATGTTTGAAGCAATGGTCGAAGCTATTGAAGAAGATGTAGCGAAATATTCAATGAAAGCTGAAATTCGCAACAACCTTGAACGTGAAGAAGTGGCAAAAGGTCAGGCGGTCAATCCAAAAGAAGATGGCCCAGCACCAAAAAAGAAAAAAGCACCTGCCCGTAAGGAAATGGAAGTTGGAAGAAACGACCTATGCCCATGCGGTAGCGGCAAAAAGTATAAAAATTGCCATGGGACAGCTTCATAA
- a CDS encoding PilZ domain-containing protein, whose translation MFYKRSESFRYTFGAPPEIKLKLIDSTGNLTIYCLLLDISPKGAKLFSEKELKITEEIVGLKFVLNHETITADAKIVWRQQYEEGWLYGVDFERNPVKELLISTEIRELKEVELH comes from the coding sequence ATGTTTTATAAACGATCAGAAAGCTTTCGGTATACATTTGGAGCACCACCAGAAATCAAGTTGAAATTAATAGATTCAACGGGGAATTTAACGATTTATTGCTTATTACTCGATATTTCTCCGAAAGGAGCCAAACTTTTTTCTGAAAAAGAATTAAAAATAACAGAAGAAATTGTAGGGTTGAAATTTGTCTTAAATCACGAGACAATTACTGCAGATGCTAAAATTGTTTGGAGACAGCAGTATGAGGAAGGCTGGCTATACGGCGTGGATTTTGAGCGCAATCCGGTAAAGGAATTACTCATTTCCACGGAAATAAGAGAATTGAAGGAAGTAGAACTGCATTAA
- a CDS encoding YitT family protein has protein sequence MLTLFIDYASVIIGSAIVAISFNVLLLPNEVASGGVSGISTILKSVLDWRPAFVQWAFNIPLFIAGLILLGKNFGIKTAVGTVFLPLVVFLTEAWEPWTLDPLLGALFGGIMVGLGLGIVFRGKASTGGTDLAAQIITKFTGLTLGTSVALIDGFIVLSAALVFDIEKGLYALIGLYVTTKTIDLVQVGFGQSKLVYIITTKQKEIRDAIYDEVDRGVTELAATGGYSGTEKPLLMVVIPQTEFSRLKQLVKFIDPSAFVIVSDASEVLGEGFKRP, from the coding sequence ATGCTGACACTCTTCATTGATTATGCCAGTGTAATTATTGGTTCAGCTATTGTGGCCATTTCTTTTAATGTCTTGCTATTACCAAATGAAGTTGCTTCCGGAGGCGTTAGTGGGATTAGTACGATATTAAAAAGTGTTTTAGACTGGAGACCGGCATTCGTGCAATGGGCATTTAACATTCCATTATTTATTGCTGGATTAATTTTACTTGGAAAGAATTTTGGAATTAAAACAGCGGTAGGGACGGTATTTCTTCCTCTTGTCGTATTTCTAACAGAAGCATGGGAACCGTGGACACTTGATCCATTGCTTGGTGCTTTATTCGGTGGAATTATGGTTGGGCTTGGACTCGGCATTGTCTTTCGTGGCAAAGCGTCGACAGGCGGTACAGATTTAGCTGCGCAAATTATTACTAAGTTTACAGGACTAACGTTGGGGACAAGTGTAGCGTTAATTGATGGATTTATCGTATTGAGCGCTGCTTTGGTTTTTGATATTGAAAAAGGACTTTATGCGTTAATCGGTTTATATGTTACGACAAAAACTATTGATCTTGTTCAAGTCGGGTTTGGTCAATCAAAATTGGTTTATATTATTACGACGAAACAAAAAGAAATTCGAGATGCCATCTACGACGAAGTTGATCGTGGCGTAACAGAATTGGCTGCAACAGGGGGATATTCTGGAACGGAAAAGCCGCTATTGATGGTAGTTATTCCTCAAACAGAATTTTCACGACTCAAGCAATTGGTTAAGTTTATTGATCCTTCAGCATTTGTAATCGTGTCGGATGCCTCTGAAGTGTTAGGTGAAGGTTTTAAAAGACCATAA